The window GGCGGGTTTGTCGCGCTGTTGTTGTTTGCCCAAAACCTCGTATTTCCTACGGCTCTTTTAGGATTCACAATTACGGCTTACCAGCGAGGCGAAGTCAGTATTGATCGCCTCGAAGCCATCTTTTCTAATCAACCTAAGATTCAAGATCCTCCAAATGCGTTGGCATTAAATCGCTCAGAAGTAAAAGGTTGGTTGAGGGCGGAGCATCTTACTTACACGTACCCAGAAGCAGAAAGTCCGGCACTCAGTGACATTAATTTCTCAATTGAGCCAGGCGAGACAGTGGCGATCGTGGGTCAAATTAGTGCGGGTAAGAGTACATTGGCGAATACGTTAACCCATTTGCTAGAGGTGCAGCCAGGGCAATTGTTTTTGGATGGATATGATATCACCCAGGTGCGGTTAAAAGATTTACGAGGGGCGATCGCCTACGTTCCTCAAGAGAGTTTTCTATTTAGCACAACGATTAAAAACAACATTCGCTATGGCGATCCTAGTAGCGAACAGCCCGAAATTGAATGGGCAGCAAAACAAGCCCAACTCCACCCCGAAATTCTTAACTTTCCACAGCAGTACAAAACCATTGTGGGTGAACGGGGCATTACCTTATCAGGCGGGCAGCGGCAGCGGACAGCGTTGGCACGGGCATTGTTGGTCGATGCACCCGTACTTATTCTGGATGACGCGCTCTCTAGTGTAGACAATCAAACCGCCACCCAAATTTTGCAGAACCTTTCAGAAGGCACCCAACGAAAAACGGTGTTATTTATCTCCCATCAACTATCTGCGGCTGCCGCTGCCGATCGAATCCTCGTCATTAATCAGGGAAGGATTGTGGAAATGGGCACTCATGCAGAGTTATTAACGAAGTCAGGGTTGTATTTATCTCTTTGGGAGAAGCATAAACTGGAGCAAGTACAGGTGAGCTAAAGTATTGCCACAATGCTTCAACTTAACCACCGCTAACCTTGGCTTTGTACCCTAACTTGCTCAAAACCTGGACTAGTCTTTGGGTGTGGTCGCCTTGAATTTCGATCTCCTGATCTTTTACAGTGCCCCCTGCGCCACACTGACTCTTAAGTTGCTTGAGTAAATCTGCTAAGGTTTCGGCGTTAGCTTGTAACCCTGTAACTACAGTTACCGTTTTGCCTTTTCGCCCTTTACGAGAAGCTTGAACCCGCAGGTTTTGCTGAGCAGGCGGTAGGTTAGCAATGCCTCTTTCCATTGCGTCTGAGTTGGACTGGGTGCCAAATTCGGAATACACAACCCGATTTTCAGATTTCTTATCTTTTGTCATATTGACCTCGCTGTAATTCAGCCTTCAATCCCTATCCTTACCTCCCTTATAATGAAGGTTATCCTCATTATTTCCTAAGCTTGTGACAACTACTCCCATTTCTTTCCAAGCTAGTCAAACTGCTGCCAATCCCCTCGATCAGCGTCCTGATGCTTTAGGGCGCTTTGGTCAATTTGGTGGCAAATATGTCCCTGAAACCCTGATGCCAGCCTTGGCAGAATTAGAGGCTGCATTTCATCAATATTGGCAAGAAGCAGAGTTTCAGCAGGAGTTAAATGGTCTGCTCCGAGACTATGTGGGCAGACCCAGCCCGCTTTATTTTGCTGAGCGGATGACTCAGCACTATGCGCGCCCCGACGGGACAGGCGTACAAATTTATCTGAAGCGGGAAGACTTGAACCACACGGGCGCTCACAAGATTAACAATGCGCTGGGACAAGTTTTGCTAGCAAAGCGGATGGGTAAACAGCGAATTATTGCCGAGACGGGTGCGGGGCAGCATGGCGTGGCGACAGCGACTGTTTGCGCGCGTTTTGGTTTGAACTGCATCATTTATATGGGCGTGCATGACATGGAGCGTCAGGCGCTCAATGTGTTTAGGATGCGTTTAATGGGGGCAGAAGTTCGTCCGGTAGAGGCAGGCACAGGAACTCTTAAGGATGCAACTTCTGAGGCAATTCGGGATTGGGTGACGAATGTGGAAACGACGCATTACATTCTGGGTTCGGTGGCAGGGCCCCATCCTTATCCTCTGCTGGTAAGAGAATTTCATAATGTGATTGGGCAAGAGACCCGATCGCAATCTGTGGAAAAATGGGGCGGACTGCCTGATATTCTTCTAGCCTGTGTTGGCGGTGGCTCTAATGCCATGGGTCTGTTTAATGATTTCATTCACGATCCTACCGTGCGAATGATTGGCATTGAGGCAGCAGGAGAGGGGGCAGACTCGGAGAAACACGCGGCAACGTTGACTCGGGGACGAGTGGGCGTGCTGCATGGGGCAATGAGCTACTTGCTGCAAGATCAAGATGGTCAAGTCATTGAGCCTTATTCCATTAGTGCAGGGCTGGATTATCCGGGCGTGGGCCCCGAGCATAGTTTCTTGAAGGATCTGGGGCGGGCAGAATACTATAGCGTTACTGACCAGCAGGCGCTTGAAGGATTGCAAAGGCTTTCTCAGCTAGAGGGCATTATTCCAGCACTGGAAACGGCTCATGCGATCGCCTACCTCGAAACGCTCTGCCCTGAGCTTTCTGGCAGTCCTCGCTTGGTGATCAACTGCTCCGGTCGCGGCGATAAGGATGTGCAGTCAGTGGCGAAAGTTTTGAAGATGGATTAGTTGTAGGAAATTTGGCATGGAATTCGGCGAGTTTCAAATTTATGAGCAAGATCTTTCTGACTTGGCGCTGAAAGAATACTTGCAAGCAAGGGCGATCGCCGTAGATACAGAAACGATGGGGTTGCTGCCTTGGCGCGATCGCCTCTGTCTCATCCAGCTTTGCGATCCCCAAGGTCGGGTGAGCGTCGTTCGCATTGCTCAAGGTCAAACAGTAGCCCCAAACCTTCGGCAACTTTTAGAGGCGATCGACGTTCTCAAGGTCTTCCACTTTGCCCGGTTTGATGTAGCAACTCTGCGTCATAATCTCAGTATTCAAACTTGTCCATTCTTTTGCACCAAAATTGCGAGCAAATTGGCGCGTACTTACAGTCCACGCCACGGCTTAAAAGAAGTGGTGATGGAGTTGGCTCAGGTTGAGCTAGACAAAAGCGCCCAAAGCTCCGATTGGGGTAACGCGGCGAATCTTTCCGCAGAGCAGTTGCAGTATGCAGCGAACGATGTGCGGTACTTATTAGACGTGCAGCTTAAGCTGACTGAGATGTTGAAACGAGAGGGCAGATGGGAACTGGCGCAGCAGTGCTTTGATTGCTTGCCCGCGATCGTATCGTTAGATTTACTGCAATATCAAAATATTTTTGAGCATTAGAACAGAGTATTAGGACAAAAGGCGTTGCTGAATTGCAAAATGAAAATCCGGTTCCCCTGCCCTCTTCGGGAAGGGGCTAGGGGTTAGGTTGAGTCGGCTACGCAGCTAAGTAAA is drawn from Timaviella obliquedivisa GSE-PSE-MK23-08B and contains these coding sequences:
- the trpB gene encoding tryptophan synthase subunit beta gives rise to the protein MTTTPISFQASQTAANPLDQRPDALGRFGQFGGKYVPETLMPALAELEAAFHQYWQEAEFQQELNGLLRDYVGRPSPLYFAERMTQHYARPDGTGVQIYLKREDLNHTGAHKINNALGQVLLAKRMGKQRIIAETGAGQHGVATATVCARFGLNCIIYMGVHDMERQALNVFRMRLMGAEVRPVEAGTGTLKDATSEAIRDWVTNVETTHYILGSVAGPHPYPLLVREFHNVIGQETRSQSVEKWGGLPDILLACVGGGSNAMGLFNDFIHDPTVRMIGIEAAGEGADSEKHAATLTRGRVGVLHGAMSYLLQDQDGQVIEPYSISAGLDYPGVGPEHSFLKDLGRAEYYSVTDQQALEGLQRLSQLEGIIPALETAHAIAYLETLCPELSGSPRLVINCSGRGDKDVQSVAKVLKMD
- a CDS encoding ABC transporter ATP-binding protein/permease is translated as MLSPRLRKLLDYLRPHWRQASFGVFSLIIVNALAVYIPLLIRNGLDELQTTFSMSRVIFYAALVLVLGTLMWVVRMSSRISLFGVGRQVEFDLKQRIFNHLLTLEPGYFAVNTPGDLISRATSDVDNIRRLLGFAVLSLVNMVFAYAFTLPAMFSISVPLTLAAIAIYPGILLLVSLFSHRLRNEQLEVQEETSGLSDLIQEDMSGMALIKIYAQEENERRAFRRMNQELLEANLKLAKTQNTLFPLLRGLASISQLALLALGTGAIADGSLKVGGFVALLLFAQNLVFPTALLGFTITAYQRGEVSIDRLEAIFSNQPKIQDPPNALALNRSEVKGWLRAEHLTYTYPEAESPALSDINFSIEPGETVAIVGQISAGKSTLANTLTHLLEVQPGQLFLDGYDITQVRLKDLRGAIAYVPQESFLFSTTIKNNIRYGDPSSEQPEIEWAAKQAQLHPEILNFPQQYKTIVGERGITLSGGQRQRTALARALLVDAPVLILDDALSSVDNQTATQILQNLSEGTQRKTVLFISHQLSAAAAADRILVINQGRIVEMGTHAELLTKSGLYLSLWEKHKLEQVQVS
- a CDS encoding ribonuclease D, yielding MEFGEFQIYEQDLSDLALKEYLQARAIAVDTETMGLLPWRDRLCLIQLCDPQGRVSVVRIAQGQTVAPNLRQLLEAIDVLKVFHFARFDVATLRHNLSIQTCPFFCTKIASKLARTYSPRHGLKEVVMELAQVELDKSAQSSDWGNAANLSAEQLQYAANDVRYLLDVQLKLTEMLKREGRWELAQQCFDCLPAIVSLDLLQYQNIFEH
- a CDS encoding translation initiation factor, translated to MTKDKKSENRVVYSEFGTQSNSDAMERGIANLPPAQQNLRVQASRKGRKGKTVTVVTGLQANAETLADLLKQLKSQCGAGGTVKDQEIEIQGDHTQRLVQVLSKLGYKAKVSGG